In one window of Episyrphus balteatus chromosome 3, idEpiBalt1.1, whole genome shotgun sequence DNA:
- the LOC129913382 gene encoding glutathione S-transferase D1-like: protein MREYTCQIEIDLYYRTGLAHCRSVLMTAKAVYVNLNLKPIILRNGDDHLKPEFLKINPQHTIPTLVENGFALWESRAILIYLAEQYGINDTLDPNCPQIRAIINQRLYFDMGTLQQRFADYFYPKIISKEPGNPESLKKIKEAFDFLDIFLDGQNYAACKSLTIADIALFATVSTFEVCKFDITKYENVMRWYNLCKKTMPGLELNQQGLEDFKKNVTW from the exons ATGAGGGAATATACATGTCAG ATAGAAATAGACCTCTACTATCGCACCGGATTAGCTCATTGTCGTTCCGTCTTGATGACTGCCAAAGCTGTTTATGTTAACCTAAATCTTAAAcctataattttaagaaatggtGATGATCATTTAAAACCAGAGTTTCTTAAG ATCAACCCTCAACACACTATTCCAACCCTTGTAGAAAATGGATTTGCTCTCTGGGAGTCTCGTGCTATTTTAATCTATTTGGCTGAACAATACGGTATAAATGATACCCTCGACCCCAACTGTCCACAAATACGTGCCATCATCAATCAACGTTTATATTTTGACATGGGAACACTACAACAGCGATTTGCTGAttatttttatccaaaaatcaTTTCCAAAGAACCTGGTAACCCTGAAAGTCTTAAAAAGATAAAAGAGGCTTTTGACTTTCTAGATATTTTTCTCGATGGTCAGAATTATGCAGCTTGTAAAAGTCTAACTATAGCCGATATTGCCTTGTTTGCCACTGTTTCAACCTTCGAAGTTTGCAAATTTGACATCACCAAGTATGAAAATGTAATGAGATGGTACAACCTTTGCAAAAAAACGATGCCAGGGCTAGAACTCAACCAACAGGGGCttgaagatttcaaaaaaaacgtTACCTGGTAG